The sequence below is a genomic window from Draconibacterium halophilum.
AAGCTGTTCCGAAAGTTTAATTTGGTGCAGATTATTTTAGTTTTGGCAGCTCAAATAACTCCGTCCAAAGCCGGTTAAATTCTTCATTGTACTGTTTAACAATCTCAAATTTTGTAGTAGCTACCAGGTTTTCCTGGTTGTGTTTGGTGGCAGTATAGGTCCAGTTAAAACTGCCGGTTATAGCAATCTGCTTATCGATAATACCAAATTTATTGTGCATGTGATAATGCGAATGATCGGTTTTTACAGGAATACCAGCCAGTGCCAATATTAAAATCTCTGAGCCGTAATCTGCAATTTTTTCATCGTCGGTAATGATGCGTACTTTCACTCCACGATTATGGCAGGAAATTATTCTTTTTGCGAGTTCGTTATCGGTAATAGTAAATATGCATAAGTCGACTGTTTCTGTTGCGTGATCGAGCAACTGTTTAATTTCGTTTTTAATCTGGTGGCCCGGACTGAAAAATACGTGGTTAAAGTGAAAGGCATGCTGGTTAATGAGTGTAATACAAGTTTCCAGCCAGGAAATAACATGCTTATGCCCGGATGCTTCCAACTGTTTTCCCTTTTTAATCAGCAGGCTTTTTAATGCTTCTCTGTCGCGCCGGTTAAGTTTTTTTAGTCGGCCGGTAATGGAGCCGGGCACCTCTTTTTCATTCAGCGAATCGCAACGCTTAACGAAGTAATTAAAAAGGTCTTGCATGGTTTTTAAAGTTAAGGTAATAGTTTAAGGTAAAAGTACAAAGTTAACTGTTGCAATATTCAATCTCATTCAATCATAATTAGGAGCTACAAGTCATATTCCTTCCTTTGCCATTATTTCAAAATCTCACCGTCTCAGCGCTCAATTTTTATCAATCCGGTTTCACAAATGTATGTGCCACCCAATTATTCTTCTCCATAAATCCGGCATTGGTCAGTCCCAGCTCTTCGGCTTTTACAACTATATCCTGAATGTCCTCGGTGTAAAACCCACTCATTATCAGTGTCCCTCGTTTTTTTAATACTGAATAATAAGTTGGCATGTCGTTCAGCAAAACATTTTTATGAATGTTGGCAAAAATCAGGTCGTATTTTTCTTCTCCGAGCAGGCTGGCATCACCCAGTTTTGCATTAATATTTGTGATCTTATTCAGCGCTGCATTTTCTTGTGTCCCCTCGTACGACCACTTGTCAATGTCGATGGCAGTAATTTGTTCGGCACCTTTCATCGATGCAAGAATACTGAGAATTCCTGTTCCGCAGCCCATATCGAGGATTGTTTTTCCTTTGAGATCATTTTGTAAAATCGACTCAATTATGGTGGCGGTTGTTTCATGGTTACCCGTGCCAAAGGCCATGTTTGGCTCAATAATAATTTCGTATTTTGTCTCGGGGTATTCAGTGTGAAACGGAGCTCTGATCAAACATTCGCCACCGATTACCAGCGGTTTGAAATAGTTTTTTTCCCATTCTTTATTCCAGTTTTGGTCAGCAATGAATTCCGATTCTACTACGAAAGAAAAATTATCTGAAAAAGTTTCAAGAACGGTGCTTAAGCTTTCTTCTGAATAGCTGTCCGAGGGAATAAAAGCTTCAAATCCGGTTTGAGTTTCAATAAAACTATCAAAACCAACTTCCGCTAGTTGAGCATTTAAAACGTCGCGTAACCACTCCTGGAAAGGAGTAATTTGTATGCTTATTTTTAGGTAATCCATTGGTACGGTATTTCGCGCGAAGGTATAAAAAAACGGCCACGGGAGAGTTGCTGACTGCACAACTCATTTTTTTAATCAATAAATTTATTTGGAAATACGTTTACGGCGATAAAACCAAAAATTCCGCATATCCCAATTAGAAGTAAATCAATAAGCTGGGTTTTTATTTTTTTCTTTCGTTTTCTGATAATCAGGAATTGAGTAATGATGAGTAAAAAGCAAATTATTAGCCAACTAAAAGATTTATTTGTGCTGACAAAGAAATTTATATAACCTGAGTTGCTGTCGGTCATTTTAAGTTGAGCAGGGAAAAGCAATTGTGCAATTTGACCCTCGGTTCGCTCAGTTTTTGTTTGCCAGGTTTCTGAATATTCGTCAACTTTTTTATAGTCTCTGTTCAGTACCTGAGTTCTGATAAAACCGTCGCCAATGGTTGTTACATTAAAATTAAAATAATCGCCGTAAATTCTGACTTCATATTTATCCGGATTAATATTATCTGCATCAAATCTCTCCAGCAGATAATCGTATTGTGTTAGCACAAACAACTGGTTATTTTCGGTAAATAGATAAGCATAATAGAGCTTGTCGCTAAAATCGACACTCTGGATGGTTTTTAATTTCATCCCTTCCGGTAGTTCAACTTGGCGAACAAAAGGTAAACCCTTTTGCATTTTAATATGGAAAAGCTGGTCGGCTGAATCGATAACAAAATAACCTTCGTCGCACGATTTACGAGTGGTTGGAATTCCGTTTATTGATTTTGCCGGAAACTGAAAACCACGTTTATAAAGTACTGCCGAGAACATCCGGCTTTTTTCCTCATGTATTTTATTTGTTTTGGCATCAATAAACTCCATGCGCCAGGTAATGCGAAAAAAATCGTCGGGCATATTGAGGTTTGCACGGCCCGATTGCGATTCAAACAAAGGAAATAGTTTGGGTTTTGGGGCATGAATTTCTTCCGGTTTTACCCTGAATGAAGACCGAAAAGTGCTGGCATGTTGAATATTGATTTTTAGGCCATTTACGGAATCAGGCATTGATCCATTCATAACCAGCTGTTGCGTATACATTAGTGGTAATTTCTTTTCATACACGTCACGTGACAATACTTTTCCCTCCGAGTTTGACCATTTTGATTCTTCGCCCGAACGAAAGATCATAAAATCATGATCAATGCAGCTATATTGAATAAACGGGGGTCTGACGGGTTTTTCAAATGCCATCCAATACAGTTTTGGCAGCACAATTGACAAACCTACAATGGCTAAAAAAACTAAAATATATCTGCTGATTTTTACCATATTACATTTCTCCTTTTCTGAACCGGTATCCCGAAAACAACAATACAAATGATAAAAGAACAGCGAAGACAATTAACAGCGGCAGGGCGGGGTAATAAGCTCCTGTTGTGGCGGTTTGAAGATAAATGGGGACGAAAGTTGCAGCCACTAACAGGTATAGAAAACGATATTTCCATACCGGCTCCAAAACGATTAAAGCGGTGAAAAAATAAACTACAAATCCACACAAAAACCAGGGCGCCACAGAAATTAACGAAGCTTGAATGATCTCAGCAGGAAAATAAGCCAAACTCAGTGCGGCAAACAGCAGAACGATAACTGTACCAATCGCGAACAGGCAAAATGCACCGAACAGGATCATAATCAGCAGCACTTTGTTTTCATTAACAGGTAAATGAAATGTGAGCTTAATTCGTTTGTTAACGGTCTCCGGAAAATATTGGGCTAAGGCAATTGCCAGCCCTCCGGCAACAGGTACAAATTTGAACAAACTGTAGGCAAAGAATTGATGCCCTTGGAAAAGGATGCTATACCAATAGTTTGCTGTTTCGTTAAACACAAAATCGTGCTGAACTTTTAGAAATATATTTCCAACGACTAAAACGCCGAGTGCTGCATAAATAGTTGTAACCCATCTGATTTTTAGCCATTCTTTATATATAATCGATTTCCACATTTTGCTAATATTTTCCGGTTAATCCAATAAATGCATCTTCCAGTCCCATTTCAATTTTTTGAAAGTTTTTGTGCGCAATCCCATTGTTTTTCAAGAAGTTCAGAATCCTATCTTCCGATTCGTAAGTGTAGAGTTCAATTTTATTATTTACTTTCTCAATATTACT
It includes:
- a CDS encoding phospholipase D-like domain-containing protein; the protein is MQDLFNYFVKRCDSLNEKEVPGSITGRLKKLNRRDREALKSLLIKKGKQLEASGHKHVISWLETCITLINQHAFHFNHVFFSPGHQIKNEIKQLLDHATETVDLCIFTITDNELAKRIISCHNRGVKVRIITDDEKIADYGSEILILALAGIPVKTDHSHYHMHNKFGIIDKQIAITGSFNWTYTATKHNQENLVATTKFEIVKQYNEEFNRLWTELFELPKLK
- the prmA gene encoding 50S ribosomal protein L11 methyltransferase, which gives rise to MDYLKISIQITPFQEWLRDVLNAQLAEVGFDSFIETQTGFEAFIPSDSYSEESLSTVLETFSDNFSFVVESEFIADQNWNKEWEKNYFKPLVIGGECLIRAPFHTEYPETKYEIIIEPNMAFGTGNHETTATIIESILQNDLKGKTILDMGCGTGILSILASMKGAEQITAIDIDKWSYEGTQENAALNKITNINAKLGDASLLGEEKYDLIFANIHKNVLLNDMPTYYSVLKKRGTLIMSGFYTEDIQDIVVKAEELGLTNAGFMEKNNWVAHTFVKPD
- a CDS encoding DUF4857 domain-containing protein, which gives rise to MAFEKPVRPPFIQYSCIDHDFMIFRSGEESKWSNSEGKVLSRDVYEKKLPLMYTQQLVMNGSMPDSVNGLKINIQHASTFRSSFRVKPEEIHAPKPKLFPLFESQSGRANLNMPDDFFRITWRMEFIDAKTNKIHEEKSRMFSAVLYKRGFQFPAKSINGIPTTRKSCDEGYFVIDSADQLFHIKMQKGLPFVRQVELPEGMKLKTIQSVDFSDKLYYAYLFTENNQLFVLTQYDYLLERFDADNINPDKYEVRIYGDYFNFNVTTIGDGFIRTQVLNRDYKKVDEYSETWQTKTERTEGQIAQLLFPAQLKMTDSNSGYINFFVSTNKSFSWLIICFLLIITQFLIIRKRKKKIKTQLIDLLLIGICGIFGFIAVNVFPNKFID